The genomic window ATTTTGTAACTTAGTAGTTTTAGGTTCCTGTGAAGCAGTTATACATTAAAACCCATTAAAACCCAAGATCTGATAAGGGGTGTATTTTCTCATCACCATAATTGTGGTTGCCTCTTTCCGAGGCTGTCTTTTAATGCAAGTGTAGCTTGAGTGAAATCCGattgactttttatttctctttaatcatataaaagataaaaaaataggtTTCTTTTTGATGTATACAAAATTTTCTTGACTCTCTAGGgttgatttaatattttgcatttgtgtatttttttttatttatttagagtcCTTCAGAGTTAAGTGATCAAACCCAGAGGGATTTCCATCACTACCACCTTTAGAAGAATGGACCACAAGAGAAAGATCATGATGTGTTTGACTTTGGCTGGTAAATAATTTTCTATTCGCTTTAtccattttctctcttttcttacTAATCTGTAACTTTTTCCTTTGCTTCCAATATATCCTTTTCAGCTGTTTTCAGCCCTGTGTTTGGAAAAGAAGACTGGAAGGCCACTGTTGTAAAAAACATTGAGGCTTTGGTCGGCTCTTGTGTTGTGCTGCCCTGTACCTTCACTCATCCTGGTACTCAACTGTCTAACTCCAGACTCAGGGGCATCTGGCATCGAAAAGACAATTGGAATGAGATCTTCTACCATGAGGATAACACAAAGATACAGGACAGCTTTAAGGGCCGAACAAAGTTGCTGGGACATTTGGATGATGACAACTGCACCTTAGAAATTGTTGATGTTAAAGATCATGACAACGGCCCTTTCTGTTTCCGCATTGAATTAGTGAAAAAAGACGACAACAAACCCACTAGTGATAAGTTCTCCTTTGTTGAGGAATGTGCTGAAATCAAAATGCTCCGTATGTTGTTATTTAATCAAGtctatgtacatttttattatctCACGTTTAACCAACTTCCCCATTAACTGTTACCTGCATTTTTACTCATAGATGACCCACGTAAACCCAAATTCGGTCCACTGAAGTCAGCTGTTGAAGGAAAACCTTACACTGTCACCTGTTCCATCCGCCACACCTGCTCCTCCCATTGGCCTGAAATTACATGGAATCGGGGAAGTAAGGATGACATCATTGAAGTCCATAAAGACATTAATGGAGGGATCTGGGAAACAGAGTCCATCCTGGTGTTCATTCCTGAGGAGAAGGATGACCACACCGACCTCACCTGTACAGCAAAATTTCACGGAGGAAAGAGCTCCTCCACAGCTTTCATGCTCAACGTGAAGCGTGAGGCAACAtattggtttttgtttgttttgaaaaaaaaaatgctgttgttTGTATTAAAAGAGGAATGAACGGTATACATTTGGTTTGCAGGCACGGAAAACTACAACCACATCATTATTCCCGTTGTTGCGGTAGCTGCCACCGCTGTGATCTTTGGGCTCGTCTGTGTTTTGATGGTGAAAAAGTACAAGTAAGTAACAAAGTAgcaaactaattttaatttacagtCTACACAATATAAATAGCACTAAAGCACAATGTGC from Fundulus heteroclitus isolate FHET01 unplaced genomic scaffold, MU-UCD_Fhet_4.1 scaffold_923, whole genome shotgun sequence includes these protein-coding regions:
- the LOC105920910 gene encoding myelin-associated glycoprotein (The sequence of the model RefSeq protein was modified relative to this genomic sequence to represent the inferred CDS: added 5 bases not found in genome assembly) — its product is MDHKRKIMMCLTLAAVFSPVFGKEDWKATVVKNIEALVGSCVVLPCTFTHPGTQLSNSRLRGIWHRKDNWNEIFYHEDNTKIQDSFKGRTKLLGHLDDDNCTLEIVDVKDHDNGPFCFRIELVKKDDNKPTSDKFSFVEECAEIKMLHDPRKPKFGPLKSAVEGKPYTVTCSIRHTCSSHWPEITWNRGSKDDIIEVHKDINGGIWETESILVFIPEEKDDHTDLTCTAKFHGGKSSSTAFMLNVKRTENYNHIIIPVVAVAATAVIFGLVCVLMVKKYKKRIQELQSQDGSMWNRMSRLSRRLRSGASGPARPDQRRSIWSRFSRRPQRNEFNQSPNNATSCSGQTASKPRCPSPKSQPKSFNYKKDIDDNDA